One Saccharopolyspora erythraea NRRL 2338 genomic region harbors:
- a CDS encoding type I polyketide synthase yields MSTQPDAPEPIAVVGIGCRLPGSANSADALWDLLAAGRDVVGEVPDDRWRDYLAMGPAYAAATRRTPRRGGYLDEDIAWFDNEFFGVTHREAETMDPQHRMMLEVTWEALEHAGIPPLTLAGRQVGVYTGVINDDYGRRLLENLPDLDAWVAIGVANSGAANRVSYALDLRGPSLAVDTACSASLTAVHLACQSLRAGESELALAGGVQLIAAPAWSLSLEAGGFLSPVGLSKAFSGDADGYVRGEGCGVLVLKRLADAERDGDRILSVVLGTSVIHDGRSENFVAPSEAAQQAMARQACAEAGIEPNTVDYVEAHGTGTRRGDRTEVVALSTVYGAGRPADDPCLIGSVKTNIGHLEASAGIAGVIKAVLALGHDHIPPSLHNSSLNPAVDWETAGIKVVTEPTAWPRRSHPRRAAVSSFGFGGTISHVLLQQAPDRRPAAAVPSSTTPNTNTSTVFPLSARSESGLRRNAARLADWLRGPGADTALADVGHTLALRRSHLTHRASVVAADRDELINGLRNIADGELAPGIATGTTDAVPRAVWVFSGHGSQWAGMGRELLNAQPVFAGVIDKIEPVFAEESGFSLREALREGEFAGVGRTQMLIFAMQVALAEVWRAHGAAPDAVIGHSMGEIAAAVVSGACTLEVGARLISRRSGLLWRAEGKGTMATINLPFDEVATKLAGRDDVVAAISSSPRASVISGDVGAVESLVGDWEAAGLLPRRINIQMASHSPAMDPLLADLREAIADLPVGEPLIPMYSTSATDPRSKGVLDGEYWVGNLRRPVRLREAVEAAVADGYGAFLEVAPHPVVGNPISETVSALGREDVFVGLTLRRGHPEHETLMGSIGEAHCHGIDVDLGCLYLEGELATLPSMQWLRQPHWRDFAPSGAVEQANHVVDSHSLLGAATTVAGSSMRLWRTFLDGDNRPYPDSHPINGVEIVPASVLLNTFLGTASGAVPAVLTDVRFRVPLVADGDGKEIQVARDQRLVLAVRDRDAEHWLTCVTASVAPASPHGALPATLPAPPDELSPADPGEIRATLTATGVDGTAFPWEVEKLERTGQLLRVSVRHDLATTWAPMLDAALTVAAHALSDGITPRMLAHVGEVRISGEPVADAVIQAIVDQQRDTVTLLLADRDGTVRARISDVSCAEVGGGRLGSADAADLVHELAWRPVEFSPASNQPTGVVFVGADLLCAPFAAAGLRCTAVSDPGELIDALDATSHVCVLPPLPGSDDEVPHAAGHAADLLLSTARVLAGADLARKPRLWCLTMGVREAESEAHLAHAPLWGAGRIVGAEHPELWGGIVDLNHEDLDSVAPVLTGILSADPREDVISLRQDGLSAARLVPTTREPAGEPVRCRLDGTYLITGGLGGIGLEIAQRLADHGARRIVLAGRRRFPERSTWDRVTDAAVRGRIEWIRALEAQGVTVKVVALDIADAEAAARALAPDALGLPPIRGVVHAAGVLGDRLVDEVDRQALNDALRPKVSGAWTLHRLFPPGSLDFLVLFSSNGYLCSMPGQAMYAAGNAFLDSFATHRRCSGAADTVSIGWSLWRGKGMAGNKVVESELRARGIGDTTAEEALQVWDHIDRCGPGYFAVMRTLPPGDEPRVSLPLLSETMDVQARSEADAGPAEYRHLDPERLHEWLTVEVVKLIAAEMRLHADELDPTASLVTQGLDSVMSLVLRRRLEKRFGQSLPANLLWHKPTAAAIVDHLSGLLSDNVREGAAS; encoded by the coding sequence ATGAGCACGCAGCCGGATGCCCCAGAACCGATCGCGGTAGTGGGAATCGGGTGCCGCTTACCCGGGTCGGCCAACTCAGCGGACGCCTTATGGGACCTTCTCGCCGCTGGTCGCGACGTCGTTGGTGAGGTGCCGGACGACCGATGGCGGGACTACCTGGCCATGGGCCCGGCCTACGCGGCGGCAACTCGGCGGACACCCAGGCGCGGCGGCTATCTCGACGAAGACATCGCCTGGTTCGACAACGAGTTCTTCGGTGTCACCCACAGGGAGGCCGAGACGATGGACCCACAGCATCGCATGATGCTGGAGGTCACGTGGGAGGCGCTCGAACACGCGGGTATTCCGCCGTTGACGCTGGCCGGCCGGCAGGTCGGTGTCTACACCGGAGTGATCAACGACGACTACGGCCGCCGTTTGCTGGAAAACCTGCCCGACCTGGACGCGTGGGTGGCCATCGGAGTGGCGAACTCCGGCGCGGCCAACCGCGTGTCCTATGCCCTGGACCTGCGCGGTCCCAGTCTCGCGGTGGACACCGCGTGCTCTGCCTCGCTCACCGCGGTGCACCTGGCCTGTCAGAGCCTGCGAGCGGGGGAGTCCGAGCTCGCGCTGGCCGGCGGTGTCCAGCTGATCGCCGCCCCTGCCTGGTCGCTGTCCCTGGAGGCAGGGGGGTTCTTGTCGCCGGTGGGGTTGTCCAAGGCGTTCTCCGGCGATGCCGACGGCTACGTGCGAGGCGAGGGCTGCGGTGTGCTGGTGCTCAAGCGGCTCGCCGACGCCGAACGCGACGGCGACCGGATCTTGTCCGTGGTATTGGGCACTTCGGTGATCCATGACGGTCGCTCCGAGAACTTCGTGGCGCCCAGCGAGGCCGCCCAGCAAGCCATGGCGCGGCAGGCGTGTGCGGAGGCGGGGATCGAACCGAACACGGTGGACTACGTCGAGGCGCACGGCACCGGCACACGGCGCGGCGACCGTACCGAGGTCGTGGCGCTCAGCACTGTCTACGGGGCTGGACGCCCTGCGGATGACCCGTGCCTGATCGGTTCGGTGAAGACCAACATCGGTCATCTGGAGGCCAGTGCGGGAATCGCGGGCGTTATCAAGGCCGTGCTGGCGTTGGGACACGACCACATCCCGCCCAGCCTCCACAACTCGTCGCTCAACCCAGCGGTCGACTGGGAGACGGCGGGCATCAAGGTGGTTACGGAGCCGACGGCGTGGCCACGGCGCTCCCACCCGCGGCGTGCCGCGGTGTCCAGCTTCGGTTTCGGCGGCACCATTTCGCACGTGCTCCTGCAACAGGCGCCTGATCGCCGCCCAGCGGCGGCCGTGCCCTCCAGCACGACCCCGAACACGAATACGAGCACGGTGTTCCCGTTGTCGGCACGCTCCGAATCGGGTCTCCGCCGGAATGCGGCCCGGCTCGCCGACTGGCTCCGCGGGCCGGGTGCCGATACGGCGCTGGCGGACGTCGGCCACACGCTGGCCCTGCGGCGCTCGCACCTGACCCACCGGGCCAGCGTGGTCGCCGCGGACCGCGATGAGCTGATCAACGGTCTGCGCAACATCGCCGACGGCGAGCTGGCGCCAGGAATCGCCACCGGAACCACCGACGCCGTTCCCCGCGCGGTGTGGGTGTTCTCCGGGCATGGCTCGCAATGGGCGGGCATGGGACGGGAACTGCTGAACGCGCAGCCCGTGTTCGCCGGCGTGATCGACAAGATCGAGCCGGTGTTCGCCGAGGAGAGCGGGTTCTCGCTGCGCGAGGCCCTGCGTGAAGGCGAGTTCGCCGGAGTCGGCCGGACCCAGATGCTGATCTTCGCGATGCAGGTGGCGCTGGCGGAGGTGTGGCGCGCGCATGGCGCCGCACCGGACGCGGTCATCGGGCACTCGATGGGCGAGATCGCCGCGGCCGTCGTGTCCGGTGCGTGCACCCTCGAAGTCGGGGCGCGGCTGATCAGCAGACGCTCCGGTCTGCTGTGGCGTGCTGAAGGCAAGGGCACGATGGCGACCATCAACCTGCCGTTCGACGAGGTCGCCACCAAGCTCGCGGGTCGCGACGACGTGGTGGCCGCGATCTCGTCGTCGCCGAGGGCATCGGTGATCTCCGGCGACGTCGGCGCGGTCGAGTCGCTCGTGGGAGACTGGGAAGCCGCGGGCCTGCTCCCGCGCCGGATCAATATTCAGATGGCCTCGCACAGCCCGGCCATGGATCCACTGCTGGCCGACCTGCGGGAGGCAATAGCCGACCTTCCCGTCGGCGAGCCGCTGATCCCGATGTACAGCACCAGCGCCACCGATCCGCGGTCGAAGGGCGTGCTGGACGGCGAGTACTGGGTTGGCAACCTGCGCCGGCCGGTGCGGTTGCGGGAGGCCGTGGAAGCAGCCGTGGCCGACGGCTACGGTGCGTTCCTCGAAGTCGCGCCGCACCCCGTGGTGGGCAACCCGATCAGCGAGACGGTGTCCGCGCTGGGCCGCGAGGATGTGTTCGTCGGGCTTACCCTGCGCAGGGGACATCCTGAGCACGAGACCCTGATGGGCAGTATCGGCGAAGCACATTGCCACGGTATTGACGTGGACCTGGGATGCCTGTACCTCGAGGGGGAACTGGCAACCCTGCCGTCCATGCAGTGGCTACGCCAGCCGCACTGGCGCGACTTCGCCCCGTCAGGCGCTGTCGAGCAGGCCAACCACGTCGTGGACTCGCATTCCCTGCTGGGCGCGGCGACGACCGTCGCGGGCAGCTCGATGCGGTTGTGGCGGACCTTCCTCGACGGTGACAACCGCCCGTACCCCGACAGCCACCCCATCAACGGCGTCGAGATCGTTCCGGCATCAGTGTTGCTCAACACCTTCCTGGGAACCGCAAGCGGGGCTGTCCCGGCTGTGCTGACCGATGTGCGGTTCCGGGTGCCGCTTGTCGCCGACGGCGACGGCAAGGAGATCCAGGTCGCCCGTGATCAACGGCTGGTGCTGGCCGTGCGAGACAGGGACGCTGAGCATTGGCTCACCTGCGTCACGGCGTCCGTGGCTCCTGCCTCGCCGCACGGGGCGCTGCCCGCCACCCTGCCCGCGCCGCCGGATGAGCTCTCGCCCGCCGACCCGGGCGAGATCCGGGCCACGCTGACCGCGACCGGGGTGGACGGTACGGCGTTCCCCTGGGAGGTCGAGAAGTTGGAGCGTACGGGGCAGCTGCTGCGCGTGAGCGTGCGGCACGACCTCGCGACCACGTGGGCGCCGATGCTGGACGCGGCCCTGACGGTGGCCGCTCACGCCCTCTCGGACGGCATCACACCGCGGATGCTCGCGCACGTCGGCGAGGTGCGGATCAGCGGTGAACCGGTCGCGGACGCCGTGATTCAGGCGATCGTCGACCAGCAGCGGGACACTGTGACCTTGCTGCTCGCTGACCGCGACGGCACCGTGCGTGCGCGGATCAGCGATGTGAGCTGCGCTGAGGTCGGTGGTGGCAGGCTGGGTTCGGCCGACGCGGCGGACCTGGTGCACGAGCTGGCGTGGCGGCCGGTGGAGTTCTCACCCGCGTCCAATCAGCCGACCGGTGTGGTTTTCGTCGGCGCCGACCTGCTGTGCGCACCCTTTGCCGCCGCGGGCCTGCGCTGCACGGCTGTCAGCGACCCCGGCGAACTGATCGACGCACTGGACGCGACGTCTCACGTATGCGTGCTCCCGCCGTTGCCGGGCAGCGACGACGAGGTGCCCCACGCCGCTGGGCACGCGGCCGACCTGCTCCTCTCGACCGCGCGTGTGCTGGCCGGAGCGGATCTGGCACGCAAGCCTCGGTTGTGGTGCCTCACCATGGGCGTCAGGGAAGCAGAATCGGAAGCCCACCTCGCGCATGCACCGCTGTGGGGCGCCGGACGCATCGTGGGTGCCGAACATCCCGAGCTGTGGGGTGGCATCGTGGACCTGAATCACGAGGACCTCGACAGCGTTGCCCCGGTGCTGACCGGCATCTTGTCCGCTGACCCGCGCGAGGACGTGATCAGCCTCCGCCAGGACGGCCTGTCTGCCGCGCGGCTGGTGCCCACCACCAGGGAACCCGCTGGTGAACCGGTCCGCTGCCGCCTTGACGGCACCTACCTGATCACGGGCGGTCTCGGTGGGATCGGTCTCGAGATCGCGCAGCGGCTGGCCGACCACGGCGCGCGTCGCATCGTTCTGGCCGGCAGGCGCCGGTTCCCCGAACGGAGCACGTGGGACCGCGTGACCGATGCCGCCGTGCGTGGTCGGATCGAGTGGATCCGCGCGCTCGAAGCCCAGGGAGTGACCGTCAAGGTCGTCGCGCTCGACATCGCCGACGCCGAGGCGGCGGCCCGTGCACTGGCCCCGGACGCACTGGGATTGCCGCCGATCAGGGGCGTCGTGCACGCGGCAGGCGTGCTCGGTGACCGTTTGGTGGACGAGGTCGACCGCCAGGCGCTGAACGACGCATTGCGCCCCAAGGTGTCCGGCGCGTGGACGTTGCACCGGCTCTTCCCGCCGGGAAGCCTGGACTTCCTGGTGCTTTTCTCCTCCAACGGCTACCTGTGCAGCATGCCGGGACAGGCCATGTACGCGGCCGGCAACGCGTTCCTGGACTCCTTCGCCACGCACCGCCGATGCAGCGGCGCAGCGGACACCGTCAGCATCGGATGGTCGTTGTGGCGAGGCAAAGGCATGGCGGGCAACAAGGTCGTCGAAAGCGAACTGCGCGCCCGCGGCATCGGTGACACCACGGCGGAGGAAGCGCTGCAGGTGTGGGACCACATCGACCGATGCGGACCCGGCTATTTCGCCGTGATGCGCACACTGCCACCCGGCGACGAGCCGCGGGTGTCGTTGCCGCTGCTCAGCGAGACCATGGACGTGCAAGCGCGGTCCGAGGCGGACGCGGGCCCGGCTGAATACCGCCACCTCGACCCCGAGCGGTTGCACGAGTGGCTGACGGTCGAGGTCGTCAAGCTCATCGCGGCGGAGATGCGGCTGCACGCCGACGAGCTGGACCCGACGGCGTCCCTGGTCACTCAGGGATTGGACTCGGTGATGTCGCTGGTGTTGCGTAGGAGGCTTGAAAAGCGGTTCGGTCAAAGCCTGCCCGCCAACCTGCTGTGGCACAAGCCGACGGCCGCCGCGATCGTCGACCACCTGAGTGGTCTGCTGTCCGACAACGTGCGGGAGGGAGCGGCATCATGA
- a CDS encoding cytochrome P450 has protein sequence MTAGTNNAGRLGALAEAVLGYNPVDPEYHANAHEHHRRMAERGPIFRTPGGMWTAVSHAACSAVLRDDRFGHDPGSAAQNLFDSTQRPSVAQRSFEFMDGPDHSRLRRLVNRAFTARRVERLRPAVRTLADQLLTDVSGRIDVLADFILPLAMTTIVDMLGAPTEDNHLFRAWAEPIVRGLDPDFLLSSSELAAREQANAEFAEYFDRLVALRRAEPKDDLISALIAVEDDGVVLSGNELISMCLLLLAAGHESIMHLVGNGTVALLRDEDQLEHFRGHPGEVTNAVNELLRYDPPVVLLVRTALADAEVLGNRVRRGEIVWLQIGAANRDPAVFPDPDRLDLTRDTGGSLAFGLGIHFCIGASLARLEAAAALSALLHRDVALASEQLVHQKNVVIRGYEEVPVVLR, from the coding sequence ATGACCGCCGGCACCAACAACGCCGGTCGCCTTGGTGCGTTGGCCGAGGCTGTTCTGGGCTACAACCCGGTAGATCCCGAGTACCACGCCAACGCGCATGAGCATCACCGGCGTATGGCAGAGCGTGGCCCGATATTCCGCACCCCCGGCGGAATGTGGACCGCCGTGTCGCATGCAGCGTGCTCGGCCGTGTTGCGTGACGACAGATTCGGGCACGACCCCGGGAGTGCGGCGCAGAACCTGTTCGACTCGACGCAGCGTCCGAGCGTGGCACAGCGCTCGTTCGAGTTCATGGACGGCCCGGACCACAGTCGGCTGCGCAGGCTGGTCAACCGCGCGTTCACGGCGCGCAGGGTTGAACGGCTGCGTCCGGCTGTAAGAACACTGGCCGACCAGCTGCTCACGGATGTGAGCGGTCGGATCGACGTACTCGCGGACTTCATCCTGCCGCTGGCGATGACCACGATCGTGGACATGTTGGGCGCGCCCACCGAGGACAACCATCTGTTCCGCGCGTGGGCGGAACCGATCGTGCGGGGACTGGACCCGGACTTCCTGCTTTCCTCCTCGGAGCTGGCCGCGCGGGAACAGGCCAACGCCGAGTTCGCCGAGTACTTCGACCGACTGGTGGCCTTGCGCCGGGCCGAGCCGAAGGACGATCTGATCAGCGCCCTGATCGCGGTCGAGGACGACGGCGTCGTCCTGAGCGGCAACGAGCTGATCTCGATGTGCCTGCTGCTGCTCGCCGCTGGACACGAGTCCATCATGCATCTGGTCGGCAACGGCACAGTCGCCTTGCTGCGCGACGAGGATCAGCTCGAGCACTTCCGCGGCCACCCCGGCGAGGTGACGAACGCGGTGAACGAGCTGCTGCGCTACGACCCACCCGTTGTACTGCTGGTGCGTACCGCGCTCGCCGATGCCGAGGTGCTCGGGAACCGCGTTCGCCGTGGCGAAATCGTGTGGCTGCAGATCGGTGCGGCCAATCGGGACCCTGCCGTTTTTCCCGACCCGGACCGCCTCGACCTCACCAGGGACACCGGTGGCAGCCTGGCTTTCGGGCTGGGTATTCACTTCTGCATCGGAGCTTCGCTGGCCCGGCTGGAGGCCGCGGCCGCGTTGTCCGCCCTGCTGCACCGCGATGTCGCTCTCGCCTCGGAACAGCTGGTCCACCAGAAGAACGTTGTCATCCGCGGGTATGAGGAGGTACCCGTGGTTCTGAGATGA
- a CDS encoding SRPBCC family protein, translated as MAQNHHSVSSSVVVDAKPEDVFALLADPRKHPLIDGSGTLREGISGPDRLVLGSKFGMRMKLGLRYRISNTVVEYEENRRIAWKHFGPHRWRYELEPVGGSSTKVTETFDYSRVPIPGVVGRIPLFANNRKSIEKALRRLKSYVETGDAGW; from the coding sequence ATGGCGCAGAACCACCACTCGGTCTCCAGCAGCGTTGTCGTGGACGCGAAACCGGAGGACGTGTTCGCCCTCCTGGCCGACCCGCGCAAGCACCCGCTCATCGACGGTTCCGGCACCCTTCGCGAAGGCATCAGCGGCCCGGACCGCCTGGTGCTGGGCTCGAAGTTCGGCATGCGGATGAAGCTGGGCTTGCGCTACCGCATCAGCAACACCGTCGTGGAATACGAGGAGAACCGCCGGATCGCCTGGAAGCACTTCGGCCCGCACCGCTGGCGCTACGAGCTGGAACCGGTCGGCGGGTCCAGCACGAAGGTCACCGAGACTTTCGACTACTCGAGGGTGCCGATTCCCGGTGTCGTTGGGCGGATTCCGCTGTTCGCCAACAACCGCAAGTCGATCGAGAAGGCCCTGCGCAGGCTCAAGTCCTACGTCGAGACCGGCGACGCGGGTTGGTAG
- a CDS encoding ABC transporter substrate-binding protein has protein sequence MSETQAGSGMSAADLLRLVGPRWVRPRRLGRIPDQPIVHAVRETAPGMLADQLSDHLATIVPHAELHVGDAARGTERERSVQVRTLLDTAVLGLREHDSWPRIGRLQFPRYALTSWLLKQNLRPAELNHAPHSNIRDLLHDFLNSRRRPGRGKQNAREAAAWTSMTEQLPWYLFLLSLVAFPFYYALWVRRGKVPRWFLRQQYLAPRESADFPSFVRRLITTPSERESAEQVRRLLVHAFLSDLSDSHSRRLWRWRWVPKDCYPVLLLKDLRPGTIGETLVRLVNNVRNETGARDPLLVVATGEQPLEDGETPRAPVTLEQWERDLQAARRKRSPTAWYVPLRIADEPADALDYDRFGALGRAHLPLKRSKLVRRTPLLLVLLLLVGSTAGYAGYLRTHCGQWWPYQNSDIGEVDGECIGVSDTTSTSRFFSAHDARMVAAQEKIAEQNEEAERRWEDQPNLPHPTVVYFSTFPSSDDDPPTLAGIADELDGVAVMQRESLGRNVLMKVVLANGGLRMKHGPRVAADVAELVGRDDSVVAVAGLGGSWQATVDTIEALEAEGVPMVGTTISADLLSESSPLFYQVAPSNAWEAKVVANYIAAGPVDPRTGAPRRPDNVLIYSNPRDLYSHDLAQLTAGELRARGIEPMPDSDRIPCGKQNLVFFAGRANDLATFLTKMPPECGKPENYPQLLAGDDTSKLVLDDAMDDHEGVVLDHVSFTGRSAWDPQSQQGTPLRGRGLLARDALEVIALAVQTITGMDGDNPAPTQRTPVTGGTVWRGIGKAPFVGSSGTIDYGAGGQIPVDKSISILRVTGGAGTPPEDELVCGRFQRDPVAHRDPRCPVP, from the coding sequence ATGTCGGAAACGCAGGCGGGCAGCGGCATGTCGGCCGCGGACCTGCTTCGCCTCGTCGGGCCGCGATGGGTCCGCCCGCGCAGGCTCGGCCGCATCCCCGACCAGCCGATCGTGCACGCCGTGCGCGAGACCGCCCCGGGCATGCTGGCCGACCAGCTCTCCGACCACCTCGCCACGATCGTCCCGCACGCCGAGCTGCACGTCGGCGACGCCGCCCGCGGCACCGAACGGGAGCGGTCGGTGCAGGTCCGGACGCTGCTGGACACCGCCGTCCTCGGACTGCGAGAGCACGACTCCTGGCCGCGCATCGGACGTCTCCAGTTCCCCCGCTACGCGCTGACGAGCTGGCTGCTCAAGCAGAACCTGCGCCCGGCGGAGCTGAACCACGCCCCGCACAGCAACATCCGCGACCTGCTGCACGACTTCCTCAACAGCAGGCGCAGGCCCGGGCGGGGCAAGCAGAACGCGCGGGAGGCGGCGGCCTGGACGTCGATGACCGAGCAGCTTCCGTGGTACCTGTTCCTGCTGTCGCTGGTGGCGTTCCCGTTCTACTACGCGCTGTGGGTCCGCCGGGGCAAGGTGCCGCGCTGGTTCCTGCGCCAGCAGTACCTGGCGCCGCGCGAGTCGGCCGACTTCCCCAGCTTCGTCCGCCGCCTGATCACCACGCCCTCGGAGCGGGAAAGCGCCGAGCAGGTCCGCAGGCTGCTGGTGCACGCCTTCCTCAGCGACCTCTCCGACTCGCACTCGCGCCGGCTGTGGCGCTGGCGCTGGGTGCCCAAGGACTGCTATCCGGTGCTGCTGCTGAAGGATCTGCGGCCCGGCACGATCGGCGAGACCCTCGTGCGTCTGGTCAACAACGTCCGCAACGAGACCGGCGCCCGCGACCCGCTGCTGGTGGTGGCCACCGGCGAGCAGCCGCTGGAGGACGGCGAGACGCCCAGGGCTCCGGTCACCCTGGAGCAGTGGGAGCGCGACCTGCAGGCGGCGCGGCGCAAGCGTTCGCCCACCGCCTGGTACGTGCCGCTGCGGATCGCCGACGAACCCGCCGACGCCCTCGACTACGACCGCTTCGGCGCGCTGGGACGCGCGCACCTGCCGCTGAAGCGCTCCAAGCTGGTGCGCCGCACGCCGCTGCTGCTGGTGCTCCTGCTGCTCGTCGGCTCCACCGCCGGTTACGCCGGCTACCTCCGGACCCACTGCGGGCAGTGGTGGCCGTACCAGAACTCCGACATCGGCGAGGTCGACGGCGAATGCATCGGGGTTTCCGACACCACCAGCACCTCCCGCTTCTTCTCCGCGCACGACGCGCGCATGGTGGCGGCGCAGGAGAAGATCGCCGAGCAGAACGAGGAGGCCGAGCGGCGCTGGGAGGACCAGCCGAACCTGCCGCACCCCACCGTCGTCTACTTCAGCACCTTCCCCAGCTCCGACGACGATCCGCCGACGCTGGCCGGCATCGCCGACGAGCTGGACGGAGTCGCGGTGATGCAGCGGGAGTCGCTGGGGCGCAACGTGCTCATGAAGGTGGTGCTGGCCAACGGCGGGCTGCGGATGAAGCACGGGCCGCGGGTCGCCGCCGACGTCGCGGAGCTGGTCGGACGCGACGACTCGGTGGTGGCGGTGGCCGGGCTCGGCGGGAGCTGGCAGGCGACCGTGGACACGATCGAGGCGCTGGAAGCCGAGGGGGTGCCGATGGTCGGCACCACGATCTCCGCCGACCTGCTGTCCGAGTCGAGCCCGCTGTTCTACCAGGTGGCCCCATCCAACGCCTGGGAGGCGAAGGTCGTGGCCAACTACATCGCCGCCGGGCCGGTCGACCCGCGCACCGGGGCGCCGAGGCGGCCGGACAACGTCCTGATCTACTCCAACCCGCGCGACCTCTACAGCCACGACCTCGCCCAGCTCACCGCGGGCGAGCTGCGGGCGCGCGGCATCGAGCCGATGCCGGACAGCGACCGGATCCCGTGCGGCAAGCAGAACCTGGTGTTCTTCGCCGGGCGGGCCAACGACCTGGCGACGTTCCTGACGAAGATGCCGCCCGAGTGCGGGAAACCGGAGAACTACCCGCAACTGCTGGCCGGTGACGACACCAGCAAGCTCGTGCTCGACGACGCGATGGACGACCACGAGGGCGTCGTGCTCGACCACGTGTCCTTCACCGGCCGCAGCGCGTGGGACCCGCAGAGCCAGCAGGGCACGCCGCTGCGCGGACGCGGACTGCTGGCCCGCGACGCGCTGGAGGTCATCGCGCTGGCGGTGCAGACGATCACCGGCATGGACGGGGACAACCCGGCGCCCACCCAGCGCACGCCGGTCACCGGCGGCACGGTGTGGCGGGGCATCGGCAAGGCGCCGTTCGTCGGCTCCAGCGGGACCATCGACTACGGGGCGGGCGGGCAGATCCCGGTGGACAAGTCGATCTCGATCCTGCGCGTCACCGGCGGGGCGGGCACCCCGCCCGAGGACGAACTGGTCTGCGGCCGCTTCCAGCGCGACCCGGTCGCCCACCGCGACCCCCGCTGCCCCGTGCCGTGA
- a CDS encoding TetR/AcrR family transcriptional regulator, with protein MPRDTLTADQIVRAAIALLDDEGLDGLNMRSLGKRLGVAATAIYWHIATKEQLVQLAGDAIWDEVELPDPDSADWRSAATAVATSTHAMLVRHPWLGQAFGSYLLSGPAKARRDEHTLAIYEKAGFAPDDADRAAATVLIFVLGSALGPAAQVSLTRRLNRDGGNAEQRLAETMARSAEIAEQFPRLRERIGTPAAVNYAAAPDNTFEFGLRSILDGFEARLAERGDG; from the coding sequence ATGCCGCGAGACACGCTGACCGCAGACCAGATCGTGCGCGCCGCGATCGCACTGCTCGACGACGAGGGACTGGACGGGCTCAACATGCGCAGCCTGGGCAAACGGCTCGGCGTCGCGGCCACGGCGATCTACTGGCACATCGCGACCAAGGAGCAGCTGGTCCAGCTCGCGGGCGATGCGATCTGGGACGAGGTGGAGCTGCCCGATCCGGACTCCGCGGACTGGCGGTCCGCCGCGACGGCCGTGGCCACGAGCACGCACGCGATGCTCGTCCGGCACCCCTGGCTCGGGCAGGCGTTCGGCAGCTATCTGCTCTCCGGGCCGGCGAAGGCCCGCCGCGACGAGCACACCCTCGCCATCTACGAGAAGGCCGGTTTCGCCCCCGACGACGCCGACCGCGCGGCGGCCACCGTGCTGATCTTCGTGCTCGGCAGCGCCCTCGGGCCCGCGGCGCAGGTCTCGCTGACCCGGCGGCTGAACCGCGACGGGGGCAACGCCGAACAGCGGCTCGCCGAGACCATGGCCCGCAGCGCGGAGATCGCCGAGCAGTTCCCGCGCCTGCGCGAGCGCATCGGCACCCCTGCCGCCGTCAACTACGCCGCGGCACCCGACAACACCTTCGAGTTCGGTCTGCGCTCCATCCTCGACGGCTTCGAGGCCCGCCTCGCCGAGCGCGGCGACGGGTGA